From Halorubrum salinarum, the proteins below share one genomic window:
- a CDS encoding PAS domain S-box protein gives MNAGRLPDGDFFASFVAECSDPVISVDGEGVIVHANPAAASAFGYEPNELQGRELASIIASDAGDAGAESARERIARVEGLDESGSVSVPIRHADGHTVTFSVRFHEHVPGGEGGDGGDEADRDGRDPVYTGIFRDGVEEVGGRRAETFRNLVEHAGHAIYVTDTDGTIEYVNPAFTEHTGYEPEEALGETPAILNSGEMPDEYFDALWATLLDGEVWEEEIVDRRRDGEPYHAHQTIAPVVDDDGEVSRFVAIQTDITERKAATGRLKQYRDIVERLDDPVLLQNRDGEFELLNEAVSEFAGVDREALYGTDEFALMDPAAAAEIDERRREVLEREETVEYEVSPEFPTSGREATFSTQRYPYYDADSELAGTFAICRNVTDRKRRERELERYERAINGATDLIAAVDRDGRLLFANPQYREYHGIGDRDVTDLTLADVVPEGSYERVERQVERALRGESVEYRTTRTHPTRGKRTFDVRYYPLDSPDGEAPAGVVGVLRDVTDSENRARQLRVVDRVLQHNLRNALTVVRGRAQQIAAGDADPAAAAEYVVSRADDLLETSEKAHHITEILSDGAETERVDVGRIVRQVAAAAADEFPSATVDVSVPDDGIAVASATTWLSRAVDELIRNAIVHHDRDRPTVEVSVETSDDSVAVRVADDGPGLSDMNRDVLVDGAAVDALYHGSGLGLWLVYWVVQQSGGSAAVADAEPRGTAVTLTLSRREGRLPGE, from the coding sequence ATGAACGCTGGACGACTTCCCGACGGGGACTTCTTCGCCTCCTTCGTCGCGGAGTGTTCGGACCCGGTCATCTCCGTCGACGGCGAGGGAGTGATCGTCCACGCGAACCCGGCGGCCGCGTCGGCGTTCGGCTACGAGCCGAACGAGCTACAGGGACGCGAACTCGCGTCCATCATCGCGTCAGACGCCGGCGACGCGGGGGCTGAGTCGGCTCGGGAGCGGATCGCGCGGGTCGAGGGACTCGACGAGAGCGGGAGCGTTTCGGTGCCGATCCGCCACGCCGACGGCCACACGGTGACGTTCTCCGTGCGCTTCCACGAACACGTTCCCGGCGGGGAGGGAGGCGACGGTGGCGACGAGGCGGACCGTGACGGCCGCGATCCGGTGTACACTGGGATCTTCCGTGACGGCGTCGAGGAGGTCGGCGGCCGGCGGGCGGAGACGTTCCGCAACCTCGTCGAACACGCCGGCCACGCGATTTACGTCACCGACACAGACGGAACGATCGAGTACGTCAACCCGGCGTTCACCGAGCACACCGGCTACGAGCCGGAGGAGGCCCTGGGCGAGACCCCGGCGATACTCAACTCCGGCGAGATGCCCGACGAGTACTTCGACGCGCTGTGGGCGACCCTGCTGGACGGCGAGGTGTGGGAGGAGGAGATAGTCGACCGACGCCGCGACGGCGAGCCGTATCACGCCCACCAGACGATCGCGCCCGTGGTCGACGACGACGGGGAGGTGTCGCGGTTCGTCGCCATTCAGACGGACATCACGGAGCGGAAGGCCGCCACGGGGCGGCTGAAGCAGTACCGGGACATCGTCGAACGGCTCGACGACCCGGTGCTCCTCCAGAACCGCGACGGCGAGTTCGAACTGCTGAACGAGGCCGTGAGCGAGTTCGCGGGCGTCGACCGCGAGGCGCTGTACGGCACCGACGAGTTCGCGCTCATGGATCCGGCGGCCGCGGCCGAGATAGACGAGCGCCGGCGGGAGGTGCTCGAACGCGAGGAGACGGTCGAGTACGAGGTCTCGCCCGAGTTCCCGACGAGCGGCCGCGAGGCGACGTTCAGCACGCAGCGGTACCCGTACTACGACGCCGACAGCGAACTGGCCGGGACCTTCGCCATCTGCCGGAACGTCACCGACCGCAAGCGCCGGGAGCGGGAGCTGGAACGGTACGAGCGCGCCATCAACGGGGCGACGGACCTCATCGCCGCGGTCGACCGCGACGGGCGGCTGCTGTTCGCCAACCCGCAGTACCGGGAGTACCACGGGATCGGCGACCGCGACGTGACGGATCTGACGCTCGCCGACGTCGTCCCGGAGGGGAGCTACGAGCGCGTCGAGAGACAGGTGGAGCGGGCGCTCCGCGGCGAGTCCGTCGAGTACCGGACGACGCGGACCCACCCGACCCGCGGGAAGCGGACGTTCGACGTCCGGTACTACCCGCTCGACAGTCCCGACGGCGAGGCGCCCGCCGGCGTGGTCGGCGTGCTCCGGGACGTGACAGACAGCGAGAACCGCGCGCGACAACTGCGGGTCGTCGACCGCGTCCTCCAGCACAACCTCCGGAACGCGCTGACGGTCGTCAGGGGGCGCGCACAGCAGATCGCGGCTGGCGACGCCGACCCGGCCGCCGCCGCGGAGTACGTCGTCTCCCGGGCCGACGACCTCTTAGAGACCAGCGAGAAGGCCCATCACATCACCGAGATACTGAGCGACGGGGCGGAGACGGAGCGCGTCGACGTCGGCCGGATCGTCCGACAGGTGGCGGCCGCGGCGGCCGACGAGTTCCCGAGCGCGACCGTCGACGTCTCGGTGCCGGACGACGGGATCGCGGTCGCGTCCGCGACGACGTGGCTCTCGCGGGCGGTGGACGAGCTGATCCGGAACGCGATCGTTCACCACGACCGGGACCGACCGACGGTCGAGGTGTCGGTCGAGACGAGCGACGACTCGGTCGCGGTCCGCGTCGCCGACGACGGGCCGGGACTGAGCGACATGAACCGAGACGTGCTCGTCGACGGCGCCGCGGTCGACGCGCTGTACCACGGCAGCGGCCTCGGCCTTTGGCTCGTCTACTGGGTCGTACAGCAGTCGGGCGGCTCGGCGGCCGTCGCGGACGCGGAGCCCCGCGGCACGGCGGTCACGCTCACGCTGTCGCGCCGGGAAGGCCGACTCCCCGGCGAGTGA
- a CDS encoding DUF7124 domain-containing protein: MDSGGSTDMTLAFELEALKALADPNAVFNNARQWTEYVGVVSEKPTYVVTNFTRKHRVRQDFFSGPRGVEESLENISGQFDTDRHVFVGVDDEDAAVAEATGWEFLQVEDAAEAAGWTLATGEPDDEAPEERARDDWP; encoded by the coding sequence ATGGACAGCGGCGGATCCACAGACATGACGCTGGCGTTCGAGTTGGAGGCGCTGAAAGCGCTCGCGGACCCCAACGCGGTGTTCAACAACGCCCGGCAGTGGACGGAGTACGTCGGGGTCGTCAGCGAGAAGCCCACCTACGTCGTCACGAACTTCACGCGGAAACACCGCGTGCGACAGGACTTCTTCTCCGGCCCGCGCGGCGTCGAGGAGAGCTTAGAGAACATCAGCGGACAGTTCGACACGGACCGGCACGTCTTCGTCGGCGTCGACGACGAGGACGCGGCCGTCGCCGAGGCGACCGGGTGGGAGTTCCTCCAGGTCGAGGACGCCGCCGAGGCCGCGGGGTGGACGCTCGCGACGGGCGAGCCGGACGACGAGGCGCCCGAGGAGCGGGCGCGCGACGACTGGCCCTGA
- a CDS encoding MogA/MoaB family molybdenum cofactor biosynthesis protein — MTDHGDDSHDGDHSGDGHDGHGHSHDDHSGQHGHDDHSHGHDHGDHDHHHHDADSVAVAVVTVSSSRGADEDPAGDYVETAFEEAGHEVSVRELIPDDYDSVQGTVDRLARRKDTDVVVTTGGTGVTPDDVTPEAVRGLFAKRLPGFGELFRRLSYEEIGTRTIGSRAVAGVVSATPVFCLPGSENAVRLGVDEIVLAEVGHLVGLAGRGLDDDGEPAEDENGEGGQGDDADSRDGGGGDEEGGDA; from the coding sequence ATGACCGACCACGGCGACGATAGCCACGACGGCGACCATTCTGGAGACGGTCACGATGGCCACGGCCACAGTCACGATGACCACAGTGGCCAGCACGGCCACGATGACCACAGCCACGGCCACGATCACGGTGACCACGACCATCACCACCACGACGCGGACTCGGTCGCGGTCGCGGTCGTCACGGTGTCCTCGTCGCGGGGCGCGGACGAGGACCCGGCCGGCGACTACGTCGAGACGGCGTTCGAGGAGGCGGGCCACGAGGTGTCGGTCCGCGAACTGATCCCGGACGACTACGACAGCGTTCAGGGCACCGTCGACCGCCTCGCTCGCCGGAAGGACACCGACGTGGTGGTGACGACCGGCGGGACGGGCGTCACGCCCGACGACGTGACGCCGGAGGCGGTCCGCGGCCTGTTCGCGAAGCGGCTCCCCGGGTTCGGCGAGCTGTTCCGCCGGCTCTCCTACGAGGAGATCGGCACGCGGACCATCGGCTCGCGCGCCGTCGCCGGCGTCGTCTCCGCCACGCCGGTGTTCTGTCTCCCGGGATCGGAGAACGCGGTCCGGCTCGGCGTCGACGAGATCGTCCTCGCCGAGGTCGGCCACCTCGTCGGGCTCGCCGGCCGCGGGCTCGACGACGACGGCGAACCGGCCGAGGACGAGAACGGAGAGGGAGGGCAGGGTGACGACGCGGATAGCCGCGACGGCGGAGGGGGCGACGAGGAAGGCGGAGACGCCTGA
- the trpG gene encoding anthranilate synthase component II, translating to MKVAVVDNFDSFTYNLVEYVSDQTIGGEPVAVDVFKNTASLDEIESAEPDAVIISPGPGHPKNDRDVGVTMSVLRDLSPSVPTLGVCLGLEAAVYEYGGTVGHAPEPVHGKAFPVDHDGEGVFRGLDQGFRAGRYHSLAATEVPEAFDVTATTDHDGESIVMGICHREHPIEAVQFHPESVLTGSGHDLIRNFLTAV from the coding sequence ATGAAGGTCGCCGTCGTCGACAACTTCGACTCGTTCACCTACAACCTCGTCGAGTACGTCTCCGACCAGACGATCGGCGGGGAGCCGGTCGCCGTCGACGTGTTCAAGAACACGGCGTCGCTCGACGAGATCGAGTCGGCCGAGCCCGACGCCGTGATCATCAGTCCGGGGCCCGGCCACCCGAAGAACGACCGCGACGTGGGCGTGACGATGTCGGTGCTCCGCGACCTCTCGCCGTCGGTGCCGACGCTCGGCGTCTGTCTCGGCTTGGAGGCCGCGGTCTACGAGTACGGCGGGACCGTCGGGCACGCCCCCGAGCCCGTCCACGGCAAGGCGTTCCCCGTCGACCACGACGGGGAGGGCGTGTTCCGCGGGCTCGACCAGGGATTCCGCGCCGGCCGTTACCACTCGCTGGCGGCCACCGAAGTCCCCGAGGCGTTCGACGTCACGGCCACCACGGACCACGACGGCGAGTCGATCGTGATGGGGATCTGCCACCGCGAGCACCCGATCGAGGCGGTCCAGTTCCACCCGGAGAGCGTGTTGACCGGGTCGGGCCACGACCTCATCCGGAACTTCCTCACCGCCGTCTGA
- the trpE gene encoding anthranilate synthase component I encodes MSDAPPLNRTKAEFVDLAADAERPVVVRASAALDADVPPLGAYATLVGEGPYGFLLESGEKVASSDPDGAFTAGGKADRHARYSFVGYDPEAIVSVHPDRTEVTELGPAAEFVGAGAGATDGDLGPAAGDAVDRVRAAFPDVSLRGFPDTDRQILSGGFVGFLAYEAVYDLWLEEVGVERPETEFPDAEFALTTRTVVFDEKEGGAELVFTPVIGVDDDPAAVYDDLVAEAERVAAELREAAPPDPDGVRVREESADPREEYEEAVRTAKRHVLDGDIYQGVISRSRELRGEVDSLGLYAALRDVNPSPYMYVLRHDDRTVVGASPETLVSVQGDRVVSNPIAGTCPRGTSPVEDRRLAGEMLADGKERAEHTMLVDLARNDVRRVSEPGSVRVEEFMNVLKYSHVQHIESTVTGTLAADADAFDATRATFPAGTLTGAPKVRAMEIIDDLETTPREAYGGGVGYYSWTGDADFAIVIRTATLDESGDESVVGVRAGAGLVADSDPAAEYEETEQKMDGVLTAIDRIREDEARDGDADSAAPAEGDDGPLATGTEAER; translated from the coding sequence ATGAGCGACGCGCCCCCGCTGAACCGGACGAAGGCCGAGTTCGTCGACCTCGCGGCCGACGCCGAGCGGCCGGTCGTGGTCCGCGCGTCGGCCGCGCTCGACGCCGACGTGCCCCCCCTGGGCGCGTACGCGACCCTCGTCGGCGAGGGGCCGTACGGCTTCCTGCTGGAGTCCGGCGAGAAGGTCGCCTCCAGCGACCCCGACGGCGCGTTCACCGCGGGCGGGAAGGCGGACCGGCACGCCCGCTACTCGTTCGTCGGCTACGACCCCGAGGCGATCGTCTCGGTCCACCCCGACCGCACCGAGGTGACCGAGCTGGGACCGGCCGCCGAGTTCGTCGGCGCTGGCGCGGGTGCGACCGACGGCGACCTCGGACCCGCCGCGGGCGACGCGGTCGACCGCGTCCGCGCGGCGTTCCCGGACGTGAGCCTGCGCGGCTTCCCGGACACCGATCGGCAGATCCTCTCGGGCGGGTTCGTCGGGTTCCTCGCGTACGAGGCGGTGTACGACCTCTGGCTGGAGGAGGTCGGCGTCGAGCGCCCCGAGACGGAGTTCCCCGACGCCGAGTTCGCGCTCACGACCCGGACCGTCGTCTTCGACGAGAAGGAGGGCGGCGCCGAGCTGGTGTTCACGCCCGTGATCGGCGTCGACGACGACCCCGCCGCCGTCTACGACGACCTCGTCGCGGAGGCGGAGCGGGTCGCGGCCGAACTGCGCGAGGCCGCGCCGCCCGACCCGGACGGGGTCCGCGTGCGCGAGGAGTCCGCGGACCCGCGCGAGGAGTACGAGGAGGCCGTCCGGACCGCCAAGCGACACGTCCTCGACGGCGACATCTATCAGGGCGTGATCTCGCGCAGTCGCGAGCTCCGCGGCGAGGTCGACTCGCTCGGGCTGTACGCGGCGCTCCGCGACGTGAACCCCTCGCCGTACATGTACGTGCTCCGGCACGATGACCGGACCGTCGTCGGCGCGAGCCCGGAGACGCTCGTGTCGGTCCAGGGCGACCGCGTCGTCTCGAACCCGATCGCCGGCACTTGCCCGCGCGGCACGAGCCCGGTCGAGGACCGGCGGCTCGCGGGCGAGATGCTCGCGGACGGCAAGGAGCGCGCCGAGCACACGATGCTCGTCGACCTCGCGCGCAACGACGTGCGGCGCGTCTCCGAGCCGGGCTCCGTCCGTGTCGAGGAGTTCATGAACGTGCTGAAGTACAGCCACGTCCAGCACATCGAGTCGACCGTGACCGGGACGCTCGCGGCCGACGCCGACGCGTTCGACGCGACGCGCGCGACGTTCCCGGCCGGGACGCTCACCGGCGCGCCGAAGGTGCGCGCGATGGAGATCATCGACGACCTGGAGACGACCCCGCGGGAGGCGTACGGCGGCGGCGTCGGCTACTACTCGTGGACCGGCGACGCGGACTTCGCGATCGTCATCCGGACCGCGACGCTCGACGAGTCGGGCGACGAGTCCGTCGTCGGCGTGCGCGCCGGCGCTGGCCTCGTCGCCGACTCCGACCCCGCGGCCGAGTACGAGGAGACCGAACAGAAGATGGACGGCGTGTTGACCGCGATCGACCGCATCCGCGAGGACGAAGCGCGGGACGGCGACGCCGACTCGGCGGCGCCCGCCGAGGGCGACGACGGGCCGCTCGCCACCGGCACGGAGGCCGAGCGATGA
- a CDS encoding phosphoribosylanthranilate isomerase, translating to MARVKICGLTDEADLRAAVDAGADAVGVITEVPVDSPREVDPATAAELLAAVPPFVTATLVTMPDSAERAVELARTVAPDAIQLHGEWTLDELRYVRAETERKVLLTVDADDPARAEELDGAVDALVVDSTDDSGAGGTGETHDWRATGDLAARLTTPVVLAGGLTADNVAEAVRVADPFAVDVASGVEIEGGRKDHNAVARFVANAGREMELA from the coding sequence ATGGCCCGGGTGAAGATCTGCGGGCTCACCGACGAGGCCGACCTCCGCGCCGCGGTCGACGCGGGCGCCGACGCGGTCGGCGTGATCACGGAGGTCCCGGTCGACTCGCCGCGCGAGGTCGACCCGGCGACGGCGGCCGAGCTGCTCGCCGCCGTGCCCCCGTTCGTCACCGCGACGCTCGTGACGATGCCCGACTCCGCCGAGCGCGCGGTCGAGCTGGCCCGGACGGTCGCCCCCGACGCGATCCAGCTCCACGGCGAGTGGACGCTCGACGAGCTGCGGTACGTCCGCGCGGAGACGGAGCGGAAGGTGCTGCTCACGGTCGACGCCGACGACCCGGCCCGCGCGGAGGAGCTGGACGGCGCGGTCGACGCGCTGGTCGTCGACTCCACCGACGACTCGGGCGCGGGCGGGACGGGCGAGACGCACGACTGGCGCGCGACCGGCGACCTCGCCGCCCGGCTCACGACCCCGGTCGTGCTGGCGGGCGGGCTCACGGCCGACAACGTCGCCGAGGCGGTCCGCGTCGCCGACCCCTTCGCGGTCGACGTCGCCTCGGGCGTCGAGATCGAGGGCGGCCGGAAGGACCACAACGCGGTCGCCCGCTTCGTCGCGAACGCGGGCCGGGAGATGGAGCTGGCATGA
- the trpD gene encoding anthranilate phosphoribosyltransferase yields the protein MNLNDTVERVTDGEDLTVAEAREAARLVFEEATDAQIGALLAALRTKGETEAEIAGFAQGMRDAARTIEPDREPLVDTCGTGGDDYDTINVSTTAAIVAAGAGVPIAKHGNYSVSSSSGSADVLEVAGADVEAEPPAVEAAIEADGIGFMLAPVFHPAMKAVIGPRKELGMRTIFNVLGPLTNPAGADAQVLGVYDPNLVPVIARSLAHMPVERALVVHGAGMDEIGIHDETVAAEVDGEDVTEFTIAPEDLGLDRAPIDAVAGGGPEENAADLRGIVDGSVTGPKRDLILANAGAAIYVAGEADTLAAGVERAAEAIDSGAAAEKFAALCGDGEPVDGGLGATAEDDD from the coding sequence ATGAATCTCAACGACACGGTCGAGCGCGTGACGGACGGGGAGGATCTGACCGTAGCCGAGGCGCGCGAGGCCGCGCGGCTGGTCTTCGAGGAGGCGACGGACGCCCAGATCGGGGCGCTGCTGGCCGCGCTCCGGACGAAGGGCGAGACCGAGGCCGAGATCGCCGGCTTCGCGCAGGGGATGCGCGACGCGGCGCGCACGATCGAGCCCGACCGCGAGCCGCTCGTCGACACCTGCGGCACCGGTGGCGACGACTACGACACGATCAACGTGTCGACGACCGCCGCGATCGTCGCCGCGGGGGCCGGGGTGCCGATCGCGAAGCACGGCAACTACTCCGTCTCCTCGTCGTCGGGGAGCGCGGACGTGCTGGAGGTCGCCGGCGCCGACGTGGAGGCCGAACCGCCAGCCGTCGAGGCGGCGATCGAGGCGGACGGGATCGGCTTCATGCTCGCGCCGGTCTTCCACCCGGCGATGAAGGCCGTCATCGGCCCCCGGAAGGAGCTCGGCATGCGGACGATATTCAACGTCCTCGGGCCGCTCACGAACCCCGCGGGCGCCGACGCGCAGGTGCTCGGCGTCTACGACCCCAACCTCGTGCCCGTCATCGCGCGCTCGCTCGCGCACATGCCCGTCGAGCGCGCCCTCGTCGTCCACGGCGCCGGGATGGACGAGATCGGCATCCACGACGAGACGGTCGCCGCCGAGGTCGACGGCGAGGACGTGACCGAGTTCACCATCGCGCCGGAGGACCTCGGGCTCGACCGGGCCCCGATCGACGCGGTCGCCGGCGGCGGTCCGGAGGAGAACGCGGCGGACCTGCGCGGGATCGTCGACGGCTCCGTCACGGGCCCGAAGCGCGACCTGATCCTGGCGAACGCGGGCGCGGCGATCTACGTCGCCGGCGAGGCCGACACGCTCGCTGCGGGCGTCGAGCGGGCGGCCGAGGCGATCGACTCCGGCGCGGCCGCCGAGAAGTTCGCGGCGCTCTGCGGCGACGGCGAGCCGGTCGACGGCGGGCTCGGCGCGACCGCGGAGGACGACGACTGA
- a CDS encoding universal stress protein, with translation MDRSDADGGNAREGGTRNGGARGGSGGSVGTGGAGHAAEPAVGDPVIRPAVDEAGEVLAAADVSLNGADRADRPDRVSSVLVAVGPGPHSGATVDVAREIASETDSWLELFHVVPSDAALADAGPDEDASGTVVAASDADDTDYAAAGERLLDAAEDRLGGFDRADRWLVEDRTAAGAIVEQSAYYDLVVVGAPTTGTVGRFVFGSTTDTVIGDAEVPVVVVEADGSRALDPA, from the coding sequence ATGGACAGGAGCGACGCCGACGGTGGAAACGCCCGCGAGGGCGGGACGCGAAACGGCGGGGCACGCGGCGGGTCGGGCGGTTCGGTCGGGACCGGGGGCGCCGGCCACGCGGCCGAGCCCGCGGTCGGCGACCCCGTCATCCGGCCCGCGGTCGACGAGGCGGGCGAGGTCCTGGCCGCCGCCGACGTGTCGCTGAACGGCGCCGACCGCGCGGACCGCCCCGACCGGGTCTCCTCGGTCCTCGTCGCCGTCGGCCCCGGCCCGCACTCTGGCGCGACCGTCGACGTGGCGCGGGAAATCGCGTCGGAGACCGACTCGTGGCTCGAACTGTTCCACGTCGTCCCCTCGGACGCGGCGCTCGCCGACGCCGGACCCGACGAGGACGCCTCCGGCACGGTCGTCGCCGCAAGCGACGCGGACGACACCGACTACGCGGCGGCCGGCGAGCGGCTCCTCGACGCGGCCGAGGACAGGCTCGGCGGGTTCGACCGCGCGGACAGATGGCTCGTCGAGGACCGGACCGCGGCGGGCGCGATCGTCGAGCAGTCGGCGTACTACGACCTCGTCGTCGTCGGCGCGCCGACCACCGGGACCGTCGGCCGCTTCGTCTTCGGCTCCACGACCGACACCGTCATCGGCGACGCCGAGGTCCCCGTGGTCGTCGTCGAGGCCGACGGGTCGCGGGCGCTCGACCCGGCGTAG
- a CDS encoding tRNA pseudouridine(54/55) synthase Pus10: MDVLDVAARATETGPVCDACLGRLVADRSFGLSNADRGSALRVSLALRDDEDHEAVDTADCWVCEGRCAEFDDWAARAAEAVEGIEFDTYNVGTRPPPLIEENEALLRADAGLDEDAGEPFKSEFNREVGKRVGRTTGAEVSFDRPDVQFTIDLAEDEIDAKVNSTFVYGRYRKLERDIPQTEWPCRECKGSGRQGADPCDHCGGSGYLYDDSVEEYTAPIVEDVMDGTEATFHGAGREDVDALMLGTGRPFVIEVEEPRRRRVDTDRLQSDINAFADGAVEVEGLRLATYDMVERVKEHDAGKRYRAQVAFDADVDADALAAAVAELEGATVEQYTPNRVDHRRASITRERDVYEATAELDDPRRATVEISGEGGLYIKELISGDEGRTEPSLAGLLGVGAEVTALDVLAVEGEAEPFEDEAFFRE, translated from the coding sequence ATGGACGTACTCGACGTCGCGGCGCGCGCGACCGAGACGGGGCCCGTGTGCGACGCCTGTCTCGGCCGGCTCGTCGCCGACCGGAGCTTCGGGCTGTCGAACGCCGACCGCGGCTCGGCGCTCCGGGTGTCGCTCGCGCTGCGCGACGACGAGGACCACGAGGCGGTCGACACCGCGGACTGCTGGGTGTGCGAGGGGCGCTGCGCCGAGTTCGACGACTGGGCCGCCCGCGCCGCCGAGGCGGTCGAGGGGATCGAGTTCGACACGTACAACGTGGGCACGCGCCCGCCGCCGCTGATCGAGGAGAACGAGGCCCTGCTCCGCGCCGACGCCGGCCTCGACGAGGACGCGGGCGAGCCGTTCAAGTCGGAGTTCAACCGCGAGGTCGGCAAGCGGGTCGGGCGGACCACGGGCGCCGAGGTCTCCTTCGACCGCCCGGACGTCCAGTTCACGATCGACCTGGCCGAAGACGAGATAGACGCGAAGGTGAACTCCACGTTCGTCTACGGCCGGTATCGGAAGCTAGAGCGCGACATCCCCCAGACCGAGTGGCCCTGCCGCGAGTGTAAGGGCTCCGGGCGGCAGGGCGCCGACCCCTGCGACCACTGCGGCGGCTCCGGCTACCTCTACGACGACAGCGTCGAGGAGTACACCGCGCCGATCGTCGAGGACGTGATGGACGGGACCGAGGCGACGTTCCACGGCGCGGGCCGCGAGGACGTCGACGCCCTCATGCTCGGCACCGGCCGCCCGTTCGTGATCGAGGTCGAGGAGCCGCGCCGGCGCCGGGTCGACACCGACCGCCTCCAGTCGGACATCAACGCGTTCGCCGACGGTGCGGTCGAGGTCGAGGGGCTCCGGCTCGCGACCTACGACATGGTCGAGCGCGTGAAGGAGCACGACGCCGGGAAGCGGTACCGCGCGCAGGTGGCGTTCGACGCCGACGTCGACGCCGACGCGCTCGCCGCCGCGGTCGCGGAGCTGGAGGGGGCGACCGTCGAGCAGTACACGCCGAACCGCGTCGACCACCGCCGCGCGAGCATCACCCGCGAGCGCGACGTGTACGAGGCGACCGCCGAACTCGACGACCCGCGGCGCGCGACGGTCGAGATCAGCGGCGAGGGCGGGCTCTACATCAAGGAGCTGATCTCCGGCGACGAAGGACGCACCGAGCCGAGCCTCGCCGGCCTGCTCGGCGTCGGCGCCGAGGTGACCGCGCTCGACGTGCTCGCGGTGGAGGGCGAGGCGGAGCCGTTCGAGGACGAGGCGTTCTTCCGGGAGTAG
- the nth gene encoding endonuclease III, which translates to MGTPRDAREEQVAEVLDRLYEEYPDSTISLNYSNRLELLIAVILSAQCTDERVNSVCADLFETYETPEEYANAPQEELAEAINSITYYNNKAKYIRSACADIAEQHGGEVPDTMSDLTDLAGVGRKTANVVLQHGHDVVEGIVVDTHVQRLTRRLGITEEERPEAIEQDLLDVVPESDWQQFTHLMIDHGRATCTAINPDCADCVLADVCPSEKGDGDVDLASGEAW; encoded by the coding sequence ATGGGAACGCCACGCGATGCGCGGGAGGAACAGGTCGCCGAGGTCCTCGACCGGCTGTACGAGGAGTACCCGGACTCGACCATCTCGCTCAACTACTCGAACCGGCTGGAGCTGCTGATCGCGGTCATCCTCTCGGCGCAGTGCACCGACGAGCGCGTGAACTCGGTGTGCGCCGACCTGTTCGAGACGTACGAGACGCCCGAGGAGTACGCGAACGCCCCCCAAGAAGAGCTCGCGGAGGCGATAAACTCGATTACCTACTACAACAACAAGGCGAAGTACATCCGCTCCGCGTGCGCGGACATCGCGGAGCAGCACGGCGGTGAGGTGCCGGACACGATGTCGGACCTGACCGACCTCGCGGGCGTCGGCCGCAAGACCGCGAACGTCGTCCTCCAGCACGGCCACGACGTGGTCGAGGGCATCGTCGTCGACACCCACGTCCAGCGGCTCACGCGGCGGCTGGGGATCACCGAGGAGGAGCGTCCGGAAGCGATCGAACAGGACCTGCTCGACGTGGTCCCCGAGAGCGACTGGCAGCAGTTCACGCACCTCATGATCGACCACGGTCGCGCGACGTGTACCGCGATCAACCCCGACTGCGCCGACTGCGTGCTCGCCGACGTCTGCCCCTCGGAGAAGGGCGACGGCGATGTGGACCTCGCGAGCGGCGAGGCGTGGTGA
- a CDS encoding DoxX family protein: MSTKTTNEFGGEIGGITLLGKAHSLSALFIVLLRATIGGMILFAGLGKVSEWPFDAAGYLANINPASPVSGLYGAMASSPALMEVVNVIVPVTQVLIGAALVAGAFVRLAALGGAIQMTLFYLGGWSGEALALFDSTLVYAMVFLTVAAFGAGRVLGLDAYIERIEVGGQALVERFPKLRYVLG, encoded by the coding sequence ATGTCCACCAAAACCACGAACGAGTTCGGCGGCGAGATTGGCGGAATCACCCTGTTGGGGAAGGCGCACTCGCTGTCGGCGCTGTTCATCGTCCTGCTCCGGGCGACCATCGGCGGGATGATCCTGTTCGCCGGCCTCGGGAAGGTCTCCGAGTGGCCGTTCGACGCCGCGGGCTACCTCGCGAACATCAACCCGGCGAGCCCGGTCAGCGGGCTGTACGGGGCGATGGCGTCGAGCCCGGCGCTGATGGAGGTCGTCAACGTGATCGTTCCGGTCACGCAGGTGCTCATCGGCGCGGCGCTCGTCGCGGGCGCGTTCGTCCGACTGGCCGCGCTCGGCGGCGCGATCCAGATGACGCTGTTCTACCTCGGCGGGTGGAGCGGCGAGGCGCTCGCGCTGTTCGACTCGACGCTGGTGTACGCGATGGTATTCCTCACCGTCGCCGCCTTCGGCGCGGGCCGCGTCCTCGGACTGGACGCCTACATCGAGCGGATCGAGGTCGGCGGGCAGGCGCTCGTCGAGCGGTTCCCGAAGCTCCGCTACGTCCTCGGCTGA